The Desmonostoc muscorum LEGE 12446 genome includes a region encoding these proteins:
- a CDS encoding XisI protein has protein sequence MDSLKIDYSNIVEKVLKEYADFLGSDEEVKVELVFDRESDRYLLVEAGWQNGYRIYGTLLHIDIIDNKLWIQHDGTEEGVAVDLVKAGIPQEQIVLAFRSLEHTEFAVS, from the coding sequence ATGGATTCACTGAAGATTGACTATAGCAACATTGTCGAAAAAGTGCTGAAAGAGTATGCTGATTTTTTGGGTAGCGACGAGGAAGTTAAAGTCGAATTGGTGTTCGATAGAGAAAGCGATCGCTACCTTTTAGTGGAGGCTGGGTGGCAAAATGGATATCGCATCTACGGAACTTTGTTACACATTGATATTATTGATAATAAACTTTGGATTCAGCACGATGGTACAGAAGAGGGTGTTGCTGTAGATTTAGTTAAAGCGGGAATTCCTCAAGAGCAGATTGTTTTGGCTTTTAGAAGCCTTGAACATACAGAGTTTGCAGTTTCGTAA
- a CDS encoding nSTAND1 domain-containing NTPase: protein MRDALVVGINTYSYERLPSLTAPAQDAEAIAKLLEQYGQFNVKRLPSVKNKENNTVRVGQKTPVTLTQLEEAIVQLFKPEGKNAPDTALLYFSGHGLRKNRGIQQGFLVTSDVNPDLGNWGLSLQWLRQLLQDSEVKQQIIWLDCCYSGELLNFAEADPGERGKGRDRCFIAASREFEVAYEAMGSSYSVLTEALLQGLDPERSPQQWVTNYTLIDFLHHHWANYPQRPIFANSGGAIDLTRTWQQQKQESHNAVTGSVCPYRGLQYFDCKQEDAEYFFGRQALTDKLLEKVRSSNFLAILGASGSGKSSVVRAGLLYQIQLGRRFSGSENWSIKIFRPGEHPLQSLALAFLDSGLSVIDRASQLAKAEELLAKGGVGLGQLINAADTERVMLVADQFEEAFTLCQDVAEREKFFACLIGALSHTDKLCLVLTMRADFFGKCAEQQYSGLAQQIQQHLVTVTPMETEELKQAITAPALKVGLQVQSELVQQIIADVEGSPGSLPLLQYTLTELWQQQEFTLAAYTRLGGVKGTLEKRANEVYESLSSEEQPIAKRIFLELTQLGEGTEDTRRRVLLQNLVSSPQEAVLVERVIAKLAAENVRLVVTTTLVEKGTESSPLAVVDVAHEALIRNWSLLRQWISENREALRQQRKIESDAQEWQSNGKIPDYLLQGVKLAQAEDFWQNSGQRISLSGLARELIAASQAERERVRREVEERQQRELQQQIKARLAAQTTTKVAVGSTIIVSAVAIFAFTQWREAQIQADIAQLQSLNRIATLSLNSDSQLDKLINYVKAGKQLQKVESLGRADGDTKMQFVANLRQVFDETREQNRFVGHEEAVRHVAFSSDGKTIASASNDKTVKLWRIDGTEITTLKGHEGWVLHVAFSSDGKTIVSASNDKTVKLWRIDGTEITTLKEHESSVSHVTFSPDGKTIASASIDNTVKLWRIDGTEITTLKGHESWVSYVTFSPDGKTIASASIDNTVKLWRIDGTEITTLKGHEGSVSHVTFSPDGKTIASASNDKTVKLWRIDGTEITTLKAHEDGVLHIAFSPDGKTVASGSNDNTVKLWRIDGTEITTLKEHEGWVRHIAFSPDGETIASGSGDKTVKLWRIDGTEITTLKGHEDGVLHVAFSPDGKTVASGSNDKTVKLWRIDGTEISTLKGHEAKVRHIAFSPDGKTIASGSNDKTLKLWWIDGTEITTFKGHEDGVLHVAFSPDGKTIASASYDKTLKLWRIDGTEITTFKGHEAEVLHVTFSPDGKTIASASYDKTVKLWNLNLDNLLVQSCNWLHDYLKNSSSVSGDDKPLCNS from the coding sequence ATGCGAGACGCATTGGTAGTTGGAATTAATACCTATAGCTATGAACGTCTGCCTAGTCTCACAGCACCAGCACAGGATGCAGAAGCTATAGCCAAACTACTAGAACAATACGGTCAATTTAATGTTAAACGGCTACCAAGTGTTAAGAATAAAGAAAACAATACTGTTCGTGTTGGTCAAAAGACCCCAGTGACGTTAACGCAGTTAGAAGAGGCCATAGTTCAACTGTTTAAGCCTGAAGGTAAGAATGCTCCAGATACGGCACTACTGTATTTTTCTGGACATGGACTGCGAAAAAACCGGGGTATTCAACAAGGATTTTTAGTCACTAGTGATGTGAATCCAGATTTAGGTAACTGGGGTTTGTCGTTGCAATGGTTGCGTCAACTGCTACAAGACAGCGAGGTAAAACAACAAATTATTTGGCTGGATTGTTGTTATAGTGGTGAGTTACTGAATTTTGCAGAGGCAGATCCTGGAGAGAGAGGTAAAGGACGGGATAGATGTTTTATCGCTGCATCCAGAGAATTTGAAGTGGCTTATGAAGCAATGGGGAGCAGCTATAGTGTATTGACAGAAGCTTTGTTGCAAGGTCTTGATCCAGAGCGATCGCCACAACAATGGGTAACCAACTATACTTTAATTGATTTTCTCCATCATCATTGGGCTAACTACCCGCAACGTCCGATTTTTGCTAACTCTGGTGGTGCAATTGACTTAACACGCACTTGGCAACAGCAAAAGCAGGAGTCTCATAATGCCGTCACTGGCTCGGTTTGCCCTTACCGTGGTTTGCAATACTTTGACTGTAAACAAGAAGACGCTGAATATTTTTTCGGCAGACAAGCATTAACCGACAAATTATTAGAAAAAGTCCGCTCTAGCAACTTCTTGGCGATTTTAGGAGCATCAGGTAGTGGCAAATCGAGTGTAGTTAGGGCAGGTCTACTGTATCAAATTCAACTAGGAAGGCGGTTCTCCGGTAGCGAGAATTGGTCAATTAAGATTTTTCGCCCTGGTGAGCATCCCCTCCAGAGTTTAGCACTGGCATTTTTAGATTCTGGGTTATCAGTAATTGATAGAGCATCCCAGTTAGCCAAAGCAGAGGAACTGCTAGCCAAGGGTGGAGTCGGCTTAGGGCAATTGATTAATGCTGCTGATACTGAACGGGTAATGCTGGTAGCAGATCAATTTGAAGAAGCTTTTACCTTATGCCAGGATGTCGCAGAACGAGAGAAATTTTTTGCCTGTTTAATTGGTGCTTTATCTCACACAGATAAACTCTGCTTAGTATTGACAATGCGGGCAGACTTTTTTGGCAAGTGTGCAGAACAGCAATATAGTGGACTGGCACAACAGATTCAACAGCATCTGGTGACTGTGACACCGATGGAAACTGAGGAATTAAAACAAGCCATTACCGCCCCAGCTTTGAAAGTAGGTTTGCAGGTGCAATCCGAACTGGTGCAGCAAATAATTGCTGATGTCGAGGGTTCACCAGGAAGTTTACCACTGTTACAGTACACCCTGACGGAACTTTGGCAACAGCAGGAATTTACCTTAGCTGCATATACCCGTTTGGGAGGTGTCAAGGGAACTTTAGAAAAACGTGCTAATGAGGTTTATGAGTCTTTATCAAGTGAAGAACAGCCCATTGCCAAGCGGATTTTTCTCGAACTCACCCAGCTAGGAGAGGGAACAGAGGATACCCGCAGACGAGTTTTGCTGCAAAATTTGGTGTCATCACCACAAGAAGCGGTGCTAGTAGAAAGAGTAATTGCCAAGCTGGCGGCTGAAAATGTTCGGCTAGTGGTGACGACTACTTTGGTGGAGAAAGGGACAGAATCGAGTCCTTTGGCTGTAGTAGATGTTGCCCATGAAGCCTTAATTCGTAATTGGTCACTGTTACGCCAGTGGATTTCCGAAAACCGAGAGGCGTTAAGACAACAACGGAAAATTGAGTCAGATGCTCAAGAGTGGCAAAGTAATGGCAAGATTCCGGATTATTTACTGCAAGGGGTAAAGTTGGCGCAGGCTGAAGATTTCTGGCAAAACTCCGGCCAAAGGATTTCTTTAAGCGGTTTAGCACGGGAGTTAATTGCAGCTAGTCAAGCAGAACGAGAGCGAGTGCGACGAGAAGTAGAAGAACGTCAACAGCGAGAGCTTCAGCAACAGATAAAAGCACGTCTTGCAGCACAAACCACTACTAAAGTAGCTGTAGGTTCGACGATTATCGTGAGTGCAGTGGCAATTTTTGCTTTTACCCAGTGGCGAGAAGCTCAAATCCAAGCCGACATTGCCCAACTGCAAAGCTTGAATAGAATTGCCACACTATCTTTAAACTCAGATTCACAACTCGATAAACTAATTAACTACGTCAAAGCTGGAAAGCAACTGCAAAAGGTCGAATCATTAGGTAGAGCAGATGGAGATACCAAGATGCAGTTTGTAGCCAACCTGCGCCAAGTATTTGATGAAACCAGAGAGCAAAACCGTTTTGTGGGGCATGAGGAAGCAGTTAGGCACGTCGCCTTTAGCTCGGATGGCAAGACCATTGCTTCTGCCAGTAATGACAAAACAGTGAAGCTGTGGCGGATTGATGGCACAGAGATTACTACCCTCAAAGGACATGAAGGTTGGGTTTTGCACGTCGCCTTTAGCTCGGATGGCAAGACCATTGTTTCTGCCAGTAATGACAAAACAGTGAAGCTGTGGCGGATTGATGGTACAGAGATTACTACCCTCAAGGAACATGAAAGTTCGGTTTCGCACGTCACCTTTAGCCCAGATGGCAAGACCATTGCTTCTGCTAGTATTGATAATACAGTGAAACTGTGGCGGATTGATGGCACAGAGATTACCACCCTCAAAGGGCATGAAAGTTGGGTTTCGTACGTCACCTTTAGCCCAGATGGGAAGACCATTGCTTCTGCTAGTATTGATAATACAGTGAAACTGTGGCGGATTGATGGCACAGAGATTACTACCCTCAAGGGGCATGAAGGTTCGGTTTCCCACGTCACCTTTAGCCCAGATGGGAAGACCATTGCTTCTGCCAGTAATGACAAAACAGTGAAACTGTGGCGAATTGATGGCACAGAGATTACTACCCTCAAAGCGCATGAGGATGGCGTTTTGCACATCGCCTTCAGCCCAGATGGCAAGACCGTTGCAAGTGGCAGTAATGACAATACAGTAAAACTGTGGCGGATTGATGGCACAGAAATTACTACCCTCAAGGAACATGAAGGTTGGGTTAGGCACATTGCCTTCAGCCCAGATGGCGAGACCATTGCTAGTGGCAGTGGGGACAAAACAGTAAAACTGTGGCGGATTGATGGCACAGAGATTACTACCCTCAAGGGGCATGAGGATGGCGTTTTGCACGTCGCCTTCAGCCCAGATGGCAAGACCGTTGCAAGTGGCAGTAATGACAAAACAGTAAAACTGTGGCGGATTGATGGCACAGAGATTAGTACCCTCAAGGGGCATGAGGCTAAGGTTAGGCACATTGCCTTCAGCCCAGATGGCAAGACCATTGCAAGTGGCAGTAATGACAAAACATTGAAACTGTGGTGGATTGATGGCACAGAGATTACTACCTTCAAGGGGCATGAGGATGGCGTTTTGCACGTCGCCTTCAGCCCAGATGGTAAGACCATTGCTTCTGCCAGTTATGACAAAACATTGAAACTGTGGCGGATTGATGGCACAGAGATTACTACCTTCAAGGGGCATGAGGCTGAGGTTTTGCACGTCACCTTCAGCCCAGATGGCAAGACCATTGCCTCTGCTAGTTATGACAAAACAGTGAAATTGTGGAACCTGAATTTAGATAATTTATTGGTGCAAAGTTGCAATTGGCTACACGACTATCTGAAGAACAGTTCTAGTGTCAGTGGAGATGATAAGCCTCTGTGTAATTCGTAA
- a CDS encoding ATP-binding response regulator, protein MNNLFQPFVQTTSGIQTKEGTGLGLTISRQFVRLLGGDIHITSSPGQGSTFSFDIQVNLVAALKATPKLSKGRVIKLAANQPDYRILVVDDRKENCDLIVQLLGSVGFTTKTANNGQQAIAIWQNWQPHLIWMDMRMPVMNGYDATKEIRARERNTDVNHSTVIIALTASAFEEQQASILAAGCDDLVRKPFREQVIFEKMAEYLQVDYIYAEESSENATYKKPDNVQSPILDLHSAIQVMPVQWIAELNQAAIEVDAERIFQLIEQIEPTQSHLAAELANLVRNFCFDEIIDISLQVE, encoded by the coding sequence ATGAATAACTTGTTTCAGCCTTTTGTGCAGACAACAAGCGGTATCCAAACTAAGGAGGGAACTGGGCTAGGATTAACAATTAGCCGCCAGTTTGTGCGATTGTTGGGGGGCGACATCCACATTACCAGCAGCCCTGGGCAAGGATCTACTTTTAGCTTTGACATCCAAGTGAATTTAGTAGCAGCGTTAAAAGCTACACCCAAGTTAAGTAAAGGGCGCGTAATTAAACTGGCAGCCAACCAACCAGATTATCGGATTCTGGTAGTAGATGACCGCAAAGAAAACTGTGACTTAATTGTGCAACTGCTTGGAAGTGTTGGTTTTACTACCAAAACGGCTAATAATGGACAACAAGCGATCGCAATTTGGCAAAATTGGCAACCCCACCTCATTTGGATGGATATGCGGATGCCTGTGATGAACGGCTATGATGCAACTAAAGAAATTAGAGCCAGAGAAAGAAATACAGATGTCAATCATAGTACTGTAATTATTGCTCTAACTGCCAGTGCTTTTGAAGAACAACAAGCAAGTATCTTAGCCGCAGGTTGTGACGACTTAGTTCGTAAGCCATTCCGGGAACAAGTGATTTTTGAAAAGATGGCTGAATACTTGCAGGTGGATTATATCTATGCAGAAGAAAGCAGTGAAAATGCCACATATAAAAAGCCAGATAATGTTCAATCTCCCATTTTGGATCTTCACTCTGCAATTCAGGTTATGCCTGTTCAATGGATAGCAGAATTAAATCAAGCAGCCATTGAAGTCGATGCCGAGCGAATTTTCCAACTAATTGAGCAAATTGAGCCAACTCAGTCTCACTTAGCAGCAGAACTAGCAAATTTAGTTCGTAACTTCTGCTTCGATGAAATTATTGATATTAGCTTACAGGTGGAGTAA
- a CDS encoding PAS domain S-box protein, whose translation MSRQQLEQVEQLQVTVNKMQVTLDAIADAVVWVGEDQLIQWCNSSFAFLVNQAHGSLCGLRFTDLLPLTQAGKLVALPRYPHVRLLNGEYETTNYQLQQGDRTLTLQISGSCIGLSGDRCAILVIRDITETKQAQESLQEIEERLQTLINATPDIICLKDGEGKWLLSNQANLEFLELQGVDYRGKTDSELAEFTDFYHDALLYCSKTDEQSWQFGSVHRVEEIIPRPDGTMSSLDMIKAPLFHQDGRRKAILVLGRDITDRKKTQIALENSLSLLNAIFESIQDGILVVNTSSNITSFNQKFLEMWSIPPELLTEPDHPRRLAHLANQLKDPDGFLQRVRELYQNPEVVSYDSLELRDGRIFERYSCPQRVGEQIIGRVWSFRDVTQRQRSEEALRQSELQYRSIFEAINDGLFITEIETETVAEINPAACQMHGYTYEEFMALHPSVYIHPDSHSVFHEFVEKTRAGEQFDGQAVDICKDGTLIDVEVKGTTCIYNGKRHILAIVRDITARKRTQEALRQREAQYRDLVQTANCIILRWDSNGDIIFLNDYGQRLFGFDVDEITGRNVVGTIVPETETSGRDLQALMVDICLYPENYLFNENENLCKNGDRVWIVWANKPILDEQGNLIEILSVGTDATERKRAQAALQESELKFRSIVENANDLIFVLSPEGIFTYHSPNVTAIMGYSLQEIEGHSVVEFTKPEDLPTSAAALQRAMTGEKLTNIEVRLRHKDNSWRWFNFNTSTINTSSGEIAIAGVGRDITERKQAEEALRRSEMKYRNIFENSQVGIFRTRPEDGLILDANDRGANILGFAYASDLIAKYFITDLYVNPSERASILKQVEEYGEVCNFEVAMRRLDGSLVWLLLSLRLNSEESCLDCVFTDISERQAALRERKQAEAALQQSELKFRTIVEKVNDVLFVVTPDGVFNYISPNILKTTGFAPSEMEGNSLALFTHPDDVPKCLEVAQTILATGEGISDTEYRAKHRTKGWVWLTSNAVRTQDAQGNYQIVGVARDISDRKLAEAALQRRTQAESLISSISRQFIDQDLETAINFTLRAIAQFIDVEHSCIFECSNDQQEFNLIHEWCGEDVPPLIDIARGSPVEVFPYFYEPILRGRHRQISRVEELPPHLPERQLFETMSFQSLLAVPMLHAGRVVGFVGAAMIHYTKTWNQEDINLLKLVGEIIAIGRARHQAEEALRIAKEAAETANRAKSAFLANMSHELRTPLNAILGFSQLMERDTSLNSNQRESLTTINRSGEHLLNLINDVLEMSKIEAGQIIFNPEDFDLYFLLQTLQEMFQVRTQAKQLFLNFEMSPNLPRYIQTDVGKLRQVLINLLGNAVKFTQTGGVTLRVRLGNGEWGVGSRGGVGGVGGKGGEGGGGSINSLSPPLPTLPPLPTPHSPLPIP comes from the coding sequence ATGAGTAGACAACAGCTAGAGCAGGTAGAGCAATTGCAAGTCACCGTGAACAAGATGCAAGTCACACTGGATGCGATCGCTGATGCTGTAGTCTGGGTAGGAGAAGACCAACTCATTCAATGGTGCAATTCTAGTTTTGCATTTCTGGTTAACCAAGCCCACGGTAGTCTCTGCGGCTTGAGGTTCACTGATTTGCTACCCTTAACCCAGGCTGGAAAGTTAGTTGCTTTACCCCGCTATCCACATGTGCGGCTACTGAATGGGGAGTATGAAACAACAAATTATCAGTTGCAGCAGGGCGATCGCACTTTAACATTACAAATTTCTGGTAGCTGCATCGGATTGAGTGGCGATCGCTGTGCAATACTGGTAATTCGAGATATCACTGAAACAAAACAAGCTCAAGAATCTTTGCAAGAGATTGAGGAGCGGTTGCAGACATTAATTAACGCTACACCCGATATTATCTGTTTAAAAGACGGCGAGGGAAAATGGTTGCTGTCAAACCAAGCTAACCTCGAATTTTTAGAACTACAAGGCGTTGATTATCGAGGCAAAACTGACTCAGAACTGGCCGAATTTACCGATTTTTATCACGATGCTTTGCTTTATTGCAGCAAAACAGATGAACAATCTTGGCAGTTTGGATCTGTGCATCGGGTAGAAGAAATTATACCGCGACCTGATGGAACAATGAGCAGTTTAGATATGATTAAAGCTCCTCTGTTTCACCAGGATGGTAGACGCAAGGCAATACTTGTTTTGGGGCGCGATATTACAGACCGCAAAAAAACCCAAATAGCTCTAGAAAATTCTTTATCTTTGTTAAATGCTATCTTTGAATCAATTCAAGATGGTATCTTAGTAGTCAATACTTCTAGTAATATAACTAGTTTCAATCAAAAGTTCTTAGAAATGTGGTCAATTCCACCAGAACTTTTGACGGAACCAGATCATCCCCGACGGCTAGCGCATCTGGCAAACCAACTAAAAGACCCCGATGGATTTTTACAACGCGTCCGAGAATTATACCAAAACCCGGAAGTAGTTAGTTACGATTCCTTAGAACTGCGGGATGGCAGAATATTTGAGCGTTACTCCTGTCCTCAACGCGTCGGCGAACAAATTATTGGTAGAGTCTGGAGTTTCCGCGATGTTACTCAACGCCAAAGATCTGAAGAAGCACTGCGACAAAGTGAGTTGCAATACCGCAGTATTTTTGAAGCTATCAATGATGGACTATTTATTACTGAAATAGAAACTGAAACAGTTGCCGAGATTAATCCTGCTGCTTGCCAGATGCACGGTTATACCTACGAAGAATTTATGGCTTTGCATCCATCTGTTTATATTCACCCAGATTCACATTCTGTTTTCCATGAATTTGTAGAGAAAACACGAGCTGGTGAGCAATTTGATGGACAAGCAGTTGATATCTGCAAAGATGGCACTTTAATCGATGTGGAAGTCAAAGGAACGACTTGCATTTATAATGGCAAGCGTCATATTTTAGCAATTGTGCGGGATATAACTGCTCGCAAACGCACCCAGGAAGCCTTACGCCAAAGGGAAGCACAATATCGTGATTTGGTGCAAACAGCGAACTGCATCATTCTGCGTTGGGATAGCAATGGTGACATTATATTTTTAAATGACTACGGTCAAAGGCTGTTTGGTTTCGATGTAGATGAAATTACAGGACGCAATGTTGTCGGTACAATTGTTCCAGAAACCGAAACTTCTGGACGTGATTTGCAGGCGTTAATGGTGGATATTTGCCTGTACCCAGAAAACTATCTATTTAACGAAAACGAGAATTTGTGCAAAAATGGCGATCGCGTTTGGATAGTCTGGGCGAATAAACCCATTTTAGATGAACAAGGAAACTTAATCGAGATTCTTTCAGTGGGCACCGATGCCACAGAACGCAAACGCGCCCAAGCAGCCCTGCAAGAAAGTGAGTTAAAATTCCGCAGCATCGTGGAAAATGCCAATGATTTGATATTTGTCCTGTCGCCAGAGGGAATTTTTACTTATCACTCGCCGAATGTCACGGCAATTATGGGTTACAGCTTGCAGGAAATTGAAGGTCATTCTGTGGTAGAGTTTACCAAACCTGAAGATTTACCAACTAGCGCCGCCGCCTTACAAAGGGCGATGACTGGCGAAAAGCTGACTAATATTGAAGTGCGATTGCGACACAAAGACAACAGTTGGCGATGGTTTAATTTTAATACTTCAACAATTAATACTTCTAGTGGTGAAATTGCGATCGCAGGTGTGGGACGCGATATCACAGAACGCAAGCAAGCAGAAGAAGCTTTGCGTCGTAGTGAAATGAAGTACCGCAACATCTTTGAGAATTCCCAAGTGGGGATTTTTCGCACTCGTCCCGAAGATGGCTTAATTCTTGATGCTAACGATCGCGGTGCAAATATCCTGGGTTTTGCCTATGCTTCTGACTTAATTGCCAAGTATTTTATCACTGATTTATATGTAAATCCCAGCGAACGGGCATCGATTTTAAAACAGGTAGAAGAGTACGGCGAAGTATGCAACTTTGAAGTCGCAATGCGTCGCCTGGATGGTTCTTTGGTTTGGCTATTGTTGTCACTGCGCCTCAACTCTGAAGAATCTTGTCTCGATTGCGTATTTACAGATATTAGCGAACGGCAAGCCGCGCTGCGCGAACGCAAACAAGCAGAAGCCGCCCTCCAGCAAAGCGAGTTAAAGTTTCGCACTATCGTTGAAAAAGTCAATGACGTGCTTTTTGTTGTCACTCCTGATGGTGTTTTCAACTATATTTCCCCAAATATCTTGAAGACTACCGGATTTGCCCCCAGCGAAATGGAGGGTAATTCCTTGGCATTGTTTACTCATCCTGATGATGTGCCAAAATGTCTAGAAGTAGCCCAAACTATCCTGGCAACAGGCGAGGGAATTTCCGATACTGAATACCGCGCCAAACACCGAACTAAAGGCTGGGTTTGGCTAACTTCTAATGCAGTCCGCACACAAGATGCCCAGGGTAACTATCAGATTGTTGGCGTAGCTCGTGATATTAGCGATCGCAAACTAGCAGAAGCAGCCCTACAACGTCGTACCCAAGCAGAAAGTTTAATTAGTAGCATATCTCGGCAATTTATTGACCAAGATTTAGAAACAGCAATTAATTTTACACTGCGAGCGATCGCTCAATTTATTGATGTTGAACACAGTTGTATATTTGAATGTTCCAACGATCAACAAGAATTTAACCTCATCCATGAATGGTGTGGTGAAGATGTTCCACCATTGATTGATATAGCCAGAGGTTCGCCCGTGGAAGTTTTCCCCTATTTCTACGAGCCGATTCTCCGTGGTAGACATCGCCAAATCTCTCGTGTGGAAGAACTACCCCCCCATCTACCTGAGCGACAATTGTTTGAAACCATGTCCTTTCAATCTTTACTCGCTGTGCCCATGCTTCATGCTGGCAGAGTCGTTGGGTTTGTTGGTGCAGCGATGATTCATTATACCAAAACCTGGAACCAAGAAGATATTAATTTATTGAAACTCGTAGGTGAAATAATAGCGATCGGTCGAGCCAGACATCAAGCAGAAGAAGCCCTGAGAATTGCCAAAGAAGCAGCCGAAACCGCCAACCGAGCCAAAAGCGCTTTTTTGGCTAACATGAGTCACGAACTCCGTACCCCTTTAAATGCGATTCTCGGCTTTTCCCAATTAATGGAACGAGACACCAGCCTCAACTCGAATCAGCGTGAATCTTTAACTACCATTAACCGTAGTGGAGAACACTTGTTAAACCTGATTAACGATGTCTTAGAAATGTCCAAAATTGAAGCCGGACAAATCATTTTCAACCCCGAAGACTTCGACCTTTATTTTTTGTTGCAAACATTACAAGAAATGTTCCAGGTGCGGACACAAGCAAAGCAACTATTCCTCAACTTTGAAATGTCCCCCAATCTCCCCCGCTACATCCAAACAGATGTAGGTAAACTCCGCCAAGTCCTGATTAACCTTTTGGGTAACGCCGTCAAGTTTACTCAAACTGGCGGGGTAACGTTGCGGGTGAGGTTAGGGAATGGGGAGTGGGGAGTAGGGAGTAGGGGAGGTGTGGGAGGTGTGGGAGGTAAGGGAGGAGAGGGAGGAGGGGGAAGTATAAATTCTCTTTCTCCCCCACTCCCCACACTCCCCCCACTCCCCACTCCCCACTCCCCACTCCCCATTCCCTAA
- a CDS encoding IS5 family transposase (programmed frameshift), with translation MTRRYALRDDQWERIKDLLPGREGYVGATAKDNRLFVEAVLYRYRAGIPWRDLPSRFGDFRVIHTRFSRWSKTGVWELVFQHLADDADNEYAMIDSTIVRAHQHSAGAKGGASTEAIGRSKGGLSTKIHAVVDALGNPLSFHLTPGQACDLDGSDQLLPNIVADTVLADKGYDADERVIERLQAQGKTAVIPPKRNRTRPRDYDRDLYKARHLIENFFAKLKQYRAIATRYDKRAANFLGAIYLAASVIWLN, from the exons ATGACGCGCCGATACGCACTACGAGATGATCAGTGGGAGAGAATCAAAGACCTGCTACCTGGGCGAGAGGGCTATGTGGGAGCCACAGCTAAAGATAATCGATTGTTTGTTGAAGCAGTATTATATCGTTATCGAGCAGGCATTCCCTGGCGTGACTTGCCATCGAGATTCGGGGATTTTCGGGTGATTCACACCCGCTTCAGTCGATGGTCAAAAACAGGCGTGTGGGAGCTGGTGTTTCAGCACTTGGCCGATGATGCCGATAACGAATATGCCATGATTGACTCGACAATTGTCCGCGCCCACCAGCATAGTGCGGGTGCAAAGGGGGGG GCGTCCACAGAAGCCATTGGTCGCAGCAAAGGGGGATTGAGTACTAAGATTCATGCTGTGGTAGATGCTTTGGGCAACCCACTGAGCTTTCACCTGACACCCGGACAAGCTTGTGATCTTGATGGCTCTGACCAACTGCTACCCAATATTGTGGCGGACACAGTACTGGCAGATAAAGGCTATGATGCCGATGAGCGAGTAATTGAGCGACTTCAGGCACAGGGCAAAACCGCAGTGATTCCTCCTAAACGCAACCGTACCAGACCTCGTGACTACGACCGAGATTTATACAAAGCCCGTCATCTCATTGAAAACTTTTTTGCCAAACTCAAGCAGTACCGAGCGATCGCAACGCGCTACGACAAACGCGCTGCCAACTTTCTGGGTGCAATTTATTTGGCTGCTTCTGTCATTTGGCTCAATTGA